The Phaseolus vulgaris cultivar G19833 chromosome 5, P. vulgaris v2.0, whole genome shotgun sequence genomic interval TGACTTGAGGAAATTGTTattgtaatttataaaaatatagtttttcttaCAACTCTCTGTGgcaaaatgttataaaaatagataaataaatatcttaTACATTGTATACCATACCTTTTGCTAAACCCTAATCCAAATAGTTCCATGCAAAGTGGTACCATTAATTTTGATTTCTTCTTTATTGATGTTCAGTGATTGGTTGGTATCAATGACATGTGACACAATGTACATGTTATGTACGTGAGACCCACTTCTTCTGctttatttttaactaaaaaattattaaataacaataaattttagacataaaaaataattagttactatattaactaaattagataaattaaaaaattattaatatctaaaggagtttctattattaatacaaatttataaaatagtttctaaattggtatctaacttttagatactaatttagaatctaaaacattggtagctaaatattagtaattacactacaagaaaatcatgaaatagaaaccaattttagagacaaaaaataattagttggaatagtgactaaattagagaccattttagagactaaataaatttttggtagTATTAATGCTTATTTCACCATACAATAAGTGAAGAAGagtatatatttataaacatCATTCGTCCAAtatggtctagtccccccatatttttgtattttttttttgttaataatatttttttcatgtgatgacaaatgattgttgttacttgaggtgttagcctagctgagatgtcaagttgcatagtgatgcctaatatgaaaacttttaaaaaaaaaaactattgaacTTGAAACGAGTACTTATACCTCCCCCACACATTAAGTGCCATATGGCACCACGTGTTATACATCCCCACACATTAAGTGCCATATGGCACCACttgttttcttaattaatattcaGTGGTTGATAAGTAGGTATCAATTAATGCATGTGATGATACAATACAATATTATGCATATGAGACCACTTGTTTTGCTTTATTCTTAATTGGTATTCATTGGGTTGGTATCAATATTAATAGCATGTAAAAAAGACATATGATATATATGctaataaaagaaaacatttgaTAGAAAATATAGAATGTTATTTAAAGGGATAAGCTAAGCATTGATttggaagagaagagaagagttgaaaaatggagagaaagaatagaataGTTGTATTTGGAGGAAGTGGTTACATAGGGAAGCATTTGGTGAAGGCAAGTATCTCTTTAGGTCATCCAACAATTGTCTACACTCGTCCTCTCACTTCACAAACTCTTCCTTCAAAGACACAACTTTACAAGGATTTCACTTCCATGGGAGTCACACTTATACAGGTCATATATATACTTATTTGTATGAGACGATATTTGTTCTAGTAAAAAGTTAGTAACAAGTTTTTAGGAAAAGAAGTTCTTCGTTTCTATGCAATTTTGTACCTGCGTTGAATTactttaaagtaattttttttattgctgataaaaaaatagtaataataataaatggagatcccacatcgacttgAGATtagaatatttcattgtatataagtgggtgcaaaccttaccccatgagtcggttttatggggttaaattaggcttaaagtccacgttgtaatatggtatcagagccttgTCCCACACACGAACTGTCACTATAAGCGTGAGgtggtgtgttggagatcccacatcgactataAGGTTGACttaagcttaaagtccacttcttaataatgCATTTAAATAATGTGGTGAAAGTgtattgttaatatattttttctttgaaaaatagATTTTTGATATGGTGATTTTCTAAAAGAGTGTAAAGTGCAAGCACAGGGAGAACTTGAGTATGAACAGATTCTGGAAGTGATTAAAGAAGCAGACATTGTGATAAGTGCATTGGCATACCCTCAAGTCATGGACCAACTCAAAATTATAGATGCCATCAAAGTTGCTGGAAATATAAAGGTACATTTTCCTCATTAATCATTACAAAATCCAAATTATATACCTCTTTCAAAatctaattataataaaataatctaAATATAAAGTTTGAGAATTCCATTTTCAGTACAAAATCTAATTAAAAGAAACACTCgtctaaataaatatttgttttttaaataaaaacttttatgttaGGTATCTTTATGCAACTTAACATCTTAGTTATGctgacatctcaagtaacaacaatcatttgtcatcgcatgaaaaaagtattattaaaaaagaaaaatcaagaaaatacaaaaatatggaggaactagaccaaaactcatatattaacaaaaacgatacataggtagattatatatacctattcataaagaattctaagaacagattAGATGACAACCTATTATATCAAAGAAAAGattttctatataaataaattttaaattagccaacttatcagtaCACACAttcctttcatgaaaaatatggataatcctaaacctgatttccccagtaattaaatatttgtttatttgagTATTTGAGTTAGTTTTGTGCATTGGTATTGCAGAGATTTGTTCCATCAGGATTTGGAGCAGAAGAAGAAAGAACAAAGCCTCTTCctccatttgaagttttattggaaaagaaaatgaaaattagaAGAGAAATTGAAGCTGCTGGAATTCCTTACACTTCTATTAATGGAAATTGTTTTGCTGCATATTTTGTCAATTATTTGCTTCGTCCATATGAAGATGTGAAGGATATTGTAGTCTATGGTAATGGTGAAGCCAAAGGTATCAAATCTCACAAATTAACTATTTAAATTATTACCATTAATACAAATATACAgatcttattttctttttgcaatatatattaattatcacctcaaaatcaataaatttaaaaatattattcattttagTTTGTATTTAAGTTGACTAATGGGCACATGCATGCATTCACAAAAATGTAATTGCTTTTGGTTTGAcctaatgttatatttttttgctACTTCACTATCAttgtttttctatattttactcagttttttttttaataaaattttttaaagtaacaacaatcatttttcatcacataaaaaaaatattattaaaaattaaaaataaaatacaaaaaataaggTTTATACCaaaacttatatattaataaaaataatacataggtagattatatctatttttaaagaattctaacaacattatatatatatcatattttttaatatttgtaccTTGATATGTTAAATGTATAACAAAGTAATGATATGTTTCTTAAAAAACATTATTACTAGTTTTTGAAAAtggacttttttttattaacccAAATAGAAAAAtgtgtaaaaattaaaaaaaaaacgaatAAAATGtgtgaaaattgaaattttgatgGTAAAAtgaatagtaaaataaaatctcagaaaataataataaaatatgagcaAACCCTGCTTTATTTTGTTGCAAAAATATTAAGTGGTAGCATGCAATGATACTATTCTGTATATTACTATTAGCAATATTAATTGCATGCAACTagtaaaaaaatctttaaattcaaatcaattttaaagataaataataattagttgttatattgataaaattatatattattttaaaaattaaaaaaattattaatatttaaattaatttttagttttgataaataatttttaaattagtatctaattagttacctaaattttagctactaattatttagatcataaagttagtatttaaaatcttgatatctaattatataccaatttaaaaattatttatcaataataaaaattaatttagatattaataatttttttagtctctttgttaatataacaattaatataaCAGTGTTTTTCTTTGgttaatataaatttgtttatacTCTGATTAAAATTTGTGTTGATTAGCTGTGCTAAATTACGAAGAAGACATTGCTATGTTCACTGTTAAAGCAGCAAATGATCCAAGAACACTCAATAAAGTGCTTATTTGTCGTCCTCCAAAGAATATCATATCACAGAATGAGTTGATATCACTGTGGGAGCAAAAATGTGGTCACACTTTTACCAAGACTTTTCTTTTGGAGGAAGAACTAGTGAAACAATCAGAGAGTAAGAAAATTTATTAACTTGTACTTAGCTTTTGTGAGATTCCTAATGGTAAAGTTTTTTTTGTGTGAGCATATAATGTGCAGGTTTACCTCCTCCACACAATATTCCAGTTTCTATCCTTCACAGTGTATTTGCAAGAGGGGATCTGATGAAGTTTGAGATTGGAGAAGATGAGCTTGAAGCTTCACAGTTATATCCTGATTATAACTATACCTCCATTGATGAACTTCTTCATATTTTTAGGGTTCATCCTTTACCTCCTCCTCCATATGCTGCTTTTGAATGAACTTcttttgtatttatataatatatatacataaagtTTAAGCTTCAAATTTCATGTAAACTATTCAAGAAATGTTGTCTAAATAAGATTTGGTCGAGTTTTTAAATCATGTAATAAAGATGGTGTTTTTATCTTTTGATCGCATGGACTTAGGTCACACCACCATGGAGAATAAAGTTTTGAGATCAATTGAAGATGTTTATCTCGAATTCCACTCACAACATGTGATTCGAGGGttaaatatagtttttcttattgTATTACAATACAGAATTGGTTTTTGTGTTTGATTTAAACTTTAGATCATCGAAATGTTTGTAGCATGAAAACGATTGGAATGCATCCTTAATACGAGACGACATTAAAAATTTTTTACGTGATGAATGAAGTTCCAGTAtggattatattatattattataacattCACAACAGTAATAAATAATCTTAACCTGAACTTTCATGTTGATGTGAACAACGACTATCACTGACGTGAATGTTATAATATAATACATGTCAAAAAAAGTTAATGTCATATGTGGTCAAAGGCCCATTCCAATCATTGTCATACTAAAGACACCTCGATGGTCTAAAGTTTAGATTAAAAATGAAGATCAATTTCGCGATATAGTACAGAGACAAAAGAACATATTTAACTTATAAAACAATGGTAAGATTCTAAGATTGAATCAATCAAGAGTCTGTTCAAAAAACTTAATGGTGTTGAATATAAGAAAGAACACATTAATCATTTTGACTCTTATGATATTCGAAATGTAAAGGATATTTGATGTCCTTTATACCATATAACTCTATATCTgtacattatatttttttagaggTTAAAAGAAAATCCATTATCCATTATTCATCTTGTTCACTTACAAGTAAATTTATCCAATTcattcactacaaaaaatataaaaaaaaaaaattgattgaagGAAATGCATTTATTTCAATGATAATTTGTatcaaaaccatgatttttctttttcatagtAGCCAAGGTTACCCAATATAAAAAggtgagaaaagaaagaaaaaaataaaacaacaattaaattaagtttgactgatataattgattaagttaaaaaacagtacaaaacaaaaatattgaaaacaaaaagaaaaatattgaaaacaaaaagaaaaggcaaaggcAAACCAAGTATTAAAAAAGAGGTTTTTACGGTGGCTCAAAGAAAAGTCTGGATTTGGATtactagtaaaaaaaaaattgcagaattCACTTAGTCTGATTGGTGTCTGAAACCTCTAgtatgtataaatttttttaaatagatttgtttaatttatttttgtatgtcTCTCTAACTCCTTGTTTTAGGAAGGAAAAAGTTGTATGTTTTACAAAATGGTCTTAAGCAATTTGTCCTCCTAAGTGGAGTAAGGAGCTTGTTTACATAAAGAGCATTTATCTCTTATTTTAGAATAAAGAGACTCTAAGGAGGAATATTAGTGATGTGAAAAGGAATACCTATGATTTTTGTTGAGATCGTGGTATATTCAATTGATGCAATATTTGTAAAGGGGATTTTTATAAGTTCCCCTAATTGTTGGCGGTTTATGCTTAgtgatttgtttatgttttatgtttttcatGAGTTTGACATGTTGATGTACTCTGATTGTTGATAAGGGTGAACTTCTTTGGATGTGTTGTTTTTTAGATAAGGGTTAGTTGATAGTTTTTGTTGGGAGTTTGGAATAGGTTCGGATGTAAAACtctatcttattttatttatttatttttgtataaggattgagtCACCTtcaagtaatttatatttatttatttaatatatttttttttatataaaaaaataaatgaattaaaataagtatttaagGAATGCTTTAAtcgtattaaaaaaaattactcccATCTTAAAACACAAGCAAAAAAATTGTTGCTTCTATAAACAACCACAAACCCATAAACTTTATAGCAGAATAAAAACTGAATTCCATTTGGTTTAAGTCCTTAAACTTGATACCACAAGACACATCCAAAAGAGGTAGTTTATGGAATTTGAAATAAGTTCATCCAAAAGAAGCAGATGCAGGAGTTGGAGGATCAACAAGAAAAATGTCAAGAACTTCATCAATGGAAGTATAATTATAATCAGGATATAGCAATGAAGCTTCAAGTTCATCTTCTCCAATCTCAAAGCTCACAAGGTCTCCTCTCACAAAGACACTATGAATTATGGAAACTGGAATATTGTGGGGAGAGGGCAAACCTGCAAGATGGATCATATGGAAAAGAAACTTTACCATTACAAAAGATCAAACCACTCAAACATCAAAACTTTTATTTGCTAAATACTATGCATAAAGTCAAatcaattttctaaaaaaattgcGATGCAAAACATAGCCATAATATAAGATAAAGAAGGTATTTACATGTAAGTTCGGACACCGACTCTCGTATTACACTTGTAAGATATGTATcggtgaagtgtcaaattcaaaaaatatttgttagatttctgaccattctagcacggttctaacacaattttagaaaggagaaatacattaattttctaaaaactaaaatttattgtataaaattttattatgaaaataaagaacaaatccttttgaaccaTCCACGAGAAATATCTTTTgttaaaaaaactgaaacatacttgtgcacataaatctttattgtcaatttataattcataattatataagatATGTAGATTTGTGTCCCTcctacattttataaattatacgtATTTTCGTATCTATGTCTGTGTCATATCATTGTCCGTGTCAGAAAGAGATTGACAAATAAATTGAGTTACTCTGTGAGAGATTGACAAGTTGTTCCTCAGCAATGAAAGTTTTGGTAAAAGTTTGAGAACACTTTTGCTCCCAAAATGATATCAACTCATTTTGTGATATGATATTCTTTGGAGGACGACAAGTAAGCACTCTATTAAGTGTTCTTGGATCATTTGCAGCTTTAACAGTCAACATGGCAATGTCTTCTTCGTAATTTAGCACAGCTAATCAAcacaaaatttaatcaaattaatattacaaaaataaaaacacatcaTGCAAATTTTGTTGATTAATTTGAATAAATGAAAAGTATTATGTGGGTAGTTTATGAGATTTTATTACCTTTGGCTTCACCATTGCCATAAACATTAATATTGTTGAGATTCTGATGTGGATGAAGCAAATAGTTAATGAAGTATGCAGCAAAACAATTTGCATAGATAGCAGTGTAAGGGATTCCAGCACTTtcaattttctttctaatttttcttttctcatcaAGAACAGCTTGGAATGGAGGAAGAGGATTTATTCTATCTTCTTCTGCACCAAACCCTGTTGGAATGAATCTCTGCAACACagaatttggtaacaaaaactttggttgttaattagataccaatttagaaaccatttaacaataatataagctaatttaaaaaccaaattttttttagtctcttatttagtcactataattttttatttttttttaaaattggtttctatttcatgattttcttgtagtgatatatttATGCACATaataaaagtttaaagtttatttCATAGTTGAGTTGTCCTGGTAGGTGATGAAATATTATTGGTTAGATTAGATAAGCAATTGTTTTTTCTAAACAAAGTTACATTTTCTTTAGGTTTAAAATAGAtagtaatatttattaaatttttaataatataaaaattgcataatttctaatttttaaaagttGTTTATCTCTTTCTTATAATTTCAGTAAAATGATAttcattcttttatattttcaaaaaaatctcACTCACTTTCTGTATTTTACTTAAAATAATAcatcttaaaatttaattaaaaagggAAATATGAAgcaataaagttttaaaataaaaaataacatgatttatttatagaaaattaaACCCACACCAACTCTAAGGTACTTTTTCTCACATTTATACCTTTTCCAATTTAGAATAAACATGTACATGTCCattatgttattaataaaataacacCCAAActccttattttatttttatctatatttgtaattttttatgaaatatttaaatttttattaaatcatatttaaatataatagtgagtttataaatttaatcatatatattgttacaattatttattttatattaaagcAATGTCTTCTAAAAAGTGTACTTTTGTATATTGTTGTAAGACAATTTAGAATTGAGTGGTAGTATAAAATCTTTTAGATATTGTTAGAGTATAATAATTattctttttgaattttataaacaaaaatatttaattttttatttcaaactttattttttttaagcttAATTAATATgttacttttaaataaaataaaataagtaattatttaATGTAATGTACTTATGGGAGGGAACAGGGTATAGATGCTGTGAGTTATAACAGCATGGGTTGGGTTGGGAGACTTTATTGTTTGTACTTATcccataaatattttaatatattcattcattcattaattatttataaaaataaataaatagtgttGGGAAactttaatttcaaaaaaaaatatatttacttacataatttaaaataaataattagaattaaaaatattaaaaaaatttaaaaagttgttaATAGTTACTCGAATTAGTTCACAAATTTGAGCACATTTTTCTTACcagaaaagaataataataatacatgtCACCTATtccatttaaaagaaaaatccaataattttgttaaaaccTACCAACaaatacacacaaaaaaaacaatACCAATAAATCTATTTACACAAAT includes:
- the LOC137834653 gene encoding eugenol synthase 1-like, with product MERKNRIVVFGGSGYIGKHLVKASISLGHPTIVYTRPLTSQTLPSKTQLYKDFTSMGVTLIQGELEYEQILEVIKEADIVISALAYPQVMDQLKIIDAIKVAGNIKRFVPSGFGAEEERTKPLPPFEVLLEKKMKIRREIEAAGIPYTSINGNCFAAYFVNYLLRPYEDVKDIVVYGNGEAKAVLNYEEDIAMFTVKAANDPRTLNKVLICRPPKNIISQNELISLWEQKCGHTFTKTFLLEEELVKQSESLPPPHNIPVSILHSVFARGDLMKFEIGEDELEASQLYPDYNYTSIDELLHIFRVHPLPPPPYAAFE
- the LOC137836185 gene encoding eugenol synthase 1-like — protein: MERKNRIVVFGGSGYIGKHLVKASISLGHPTILYTRPSQTLPSKTQLYKDFISMGVTLVQGELEHEQILGVIKEVDIVICALPLPLLMEQLKIIEAIKVAGNIKRFIPTGFGAEEDRINPLPPFQAVLDEKRKIRKKIESAGIPYTAIYANCFAAYFINYLLHPHQNLNNINVYGNGEAKAVLNYEEDIAMLTVKAANDPRTLNRVLTCRPPKNIISQNELISFWEQKCSQTFTKTFIAEEQLVNLSQSLPSPHNIPVSIIHSVFVRGDLVSFEIGEDELEASLLYPDYNYTSIDEVLDIFLVDPPTPASASFG